The Parus major isolate Abel chromosome Z, Parus_major1.1, whole genome shotgun sequence genome has a window encoding:
- the ZNF462 gene encoding zinc finger protein 462 isoform X2 has product MEVLQCDGCDFRAPSYEDLKAHIQDVHTAFLQPTDVSEESPNQPRSGSINASNQTEVEFSSVKDEFAIADDIAGQNATSQMGTGSYYSQSQTFYGQHMAPNPKPTSKFFQCKFCVRYFRSKNLLIEHTRKVHGAQAGGSSVGPPASSSLNYNIMMHEGFGKVFSCQFCTYKSPRRARIIKHQKMYHKNNLKESSAPSAAAAAAAAVSESTSASVPVQEPCKELPAEVVERSILESMVKPLTKSRGNFCCEWCSYQTPRRERWCDHMMKKHRSMVKILSSLRQQQDGTSAPEVQSKSAQSASPNSNYMSMNTTGREMSSANVSNFRGSMGNSLIRPNSSTSSKFSSVSYPQMKPKSPHNSGMVNLSDRSRYGIADMTNSSADLETSSMLNDSSSDEELNEMDSENGLNSMDHQTSGMSAEQLMGSDGNKLLETKGIPFRRYMNRFQCPFCPFLTMHRRSISRHIENIHLSGKTAVYKCDECPFTCKSSLKLGAHKQCHTGTTSDWDTMNSQAESIASSLNDSTVSYESGNINGRKSAGMMEPVQPQPQQQQPQQQQQQQQQQQQQQQQSPQPHSQHPYKCTLCNYSTTTLKGLRVHQQHKHSFCDNLPKYDGPPSNTPQESEADAHPSASTVKKSQTSILGLSSKNNFVAKAPRKVSNDFPLDLSPVKKRTRIDEIASNLQSKISQNKQQEDAVINVEDDEEEEEDNEVEIEVELDREEEQTEPMIEVSSSYAPQQMWGREANDSQKEASFRSMQHDYNSTNGAEIELTLSEDEEDYYSAVSMKDHQSPNASVLGSQSNMYGTDQNNENSEFSDSGRLYYCKHCDFSNKSARSVSTHYQRMHPYIKFSFRYILDPNDHSAVYRCLECYIDYTNFEDLQQHYGEHHPEAMNVLNFDHSDLIYRCRFCSYTSPNVRSLMPHYQRMHPTVKINNAMIFSSYVVEQQEGLNTESQTLREILNSAPKTMATSTPVARGTGVPAGFNKSATKSFSPECENQKEPSVNTVVVYDCDVCSFASPNMHSVLVHYQKKHPEEKASYFRIQKTMRVVSVDRGSALAQMSFELGAPISPKLSGLASQPPPPPPPPPELSTELYYCKHCSYSNRSVVGVLVHYQKRHPEIKVTAKYIRQAPPTAAMMRAGELPPGIQRPPVSMQQLGRGGSETSVNPPENEMFFCQHCDYGNRTVKGVLIHYQKKHRDFKANADVIRQHTATIRSLCDRGQKKSAGSLPAHTSGTERDKSKLRALKCRQCSYTSPYFYALRKHIKKDHPNLKATVTSILRWAFLDGLIEAGYHCEWCIYSHTEPSGLLVHYQRRHPEHYVDYTYMATKLWAGPDPSPPALVMPTEMKTYKCRDCIFEASSIWDITNHYQAFHPWAMNGDESVLLDIIKEKDTAEKTMPQPDEGGVRMDSEDQIAAPQMDQDAECAEDPSLSHEKTVQLASANPAISSTPYQCTVCQSEYNNLHGLLTHYGKKHPGMKVKAADFAQDIDINPGAVYKCRHCPYINTRIHGVLTHYQKRHPSVKVTAEDFVHDVEQSTDIAQNDVEETSRIFKQGYGAYRCKLCPYTHGTLEKLKIHYEKYHNQPEFDVFAQSPPKVSASVEPDMVTEIKASPEIAAEDVGEVSMPAPHFSSSHLVSHTVFRCQLCKYFCSTRKGIARHYRIKHNNVRAQPEGKNNLFKCALCSYTNPIRKGLAAHYQKRHDIDAYYTHCLAASRTVSDKPNKVIIPSPPKDDTPQLSEELRRAVEKKKCSLCSFQSFSKKGIVSHYMKRHPGVFPKKQHASKLGGYFTAVYADEHEKPAPAEERNDFEKPEVEAEAQEIEWLPFRCIKCFKLSFSTAELLCMHYTDHHSKDLKRDFSILGSGTRSQSPVYQCKHCDTKLHSTAELTAHLNGHNEEFQKRAKRQERRKQLLSKQKYADGAFADFKQERAFGHLEDVSKLKERKVVGYKCKFCVEVHPTLRAICNHLRKHVQYGNVSSVSATVKGLRSHERSHLALAMFAREDKYSCQYCSFVSAFRHNLDRHMQTHHGHHKPFRCKLCPFKSSYNSRLKTHILKAHAGEHAYKCSSCSFSTMTISQLKEHSLKVHGKALTLPRPRIVNLAASHAHHTSKNHTPAEEVEDSNDSSYSEPPDVQQQLNHYQSAALARNNNNISPIPLSGSAAGVEKAEAILNCEFCEFSSGYIQSIRRHYRDKHGGKKLFKCKDCSFYTGFKSAFTMHVEAGHSAVPEEGPKDLRCPLCLYHTKYKRNMIDHIVLHREERVVPIEVCRSKLSKYLQGVVFRCDKCTFTCSSDESLQQHIEKHNELKPYKCQLCYYETKHTEELDAHLRDEHKVSRNFELVGRVNLDQLEQMKGKTESSSSDEEEKEEELSPKAQERDPMMFPDSSAPEKRFPCEFCGRSFTEGSEWERHVLRHGMALNESKHRSGEDSQPKEDVEEMASTLPEEKEGIETMVVDYSHGGEPADSMVAADQPLLDTAEAKSE; this is encoded by the exons ATGGAGGTCCTGCAGTGTGATGGCTGCGATTTTCGAGCTCCATCTTACGAAGACCTAAAAGCTCACATTCAGGATGTTCACACTGCTTTTCTGCAGCCAACTGATGTGTCTGAGGAGAGTCCTAACCAGCCACGGTCTGGTTCCATCAATGCTAGCAACCAGACTGAagttgaattttcttctgtaaaggATGAATTCGCAATTGCAGATGACATAGCAG GGCAAAATGCAACAAGTCAGATGGGGACTGGAAGTTACTATAGCCAGAGCCAGACTTTCTATGGCCAACATATGGCTCCAAATCCTAAACCAACCAGCAAGTTTTTCCAGTGCAAGTTCTGTGTGCGTTACTTCCGTTCCAAAAACCTCCTCATAGAGCACACACGGAAGGTTCatggagcacaggctggggggaGCTCAGTGGGGCCACCAGCTTCTAGTTCCCTAAATTACAACATCATGATGCATGAAGGGTTTGGTAAAGTTTTCAGTTGCCAGTTCTGCACCTACAAGTCACCCAGGCGTGCAAGGATTATTAAGCACCAGAAAATGTATCACAAAAACAACCTGAAAGAGAGttcagctccttctgctgctgctgctgctgctgctgctgtgtctgaatCAACGTCTGCTTCTGTGCCAGTGCAGGAACCCTGCAAGGAGCTGCCGGCAGAGGTGGTGGAGCGGAGCATTTTGGAGTCGATGGTCAAGCCCCTGACCAAGTCTAGGGGAAACTTTTGCTGTGAATGGTGCAGCTACCAGACACCTCGGAGGGAGCGCTGGTGTGACCACATGATGAAGAAGCACCGCAGCATGGTGAAAATCCTGTCGagcctgaggcagcagcaggacgGAACCAGCGCACCCGAGGTGCAGAGTAAGAGTGCTCAGAGTGCCTCTCCAAACTCGAATTACATGTCCATGAACACAACAGGACGTGAGATGTCGAGTGCTAATGTCTCAAACTTCAGGGGATCTATGGGCAATTCACTTATCAGGCCCAACTCTTCTACATCTTCaaagttttcttctgtgtcttACCCTCAAATGAAGCCTAAGTCACCTCACAACTCGGGCATGGTTAATTTGTCTGACAGATCCCGCTATGGAATTGCTGATATGACGAATTCTTCTGCTGACCTGGAAACAAGCAGTATGCTAAATGACTCCAGCTCAGATGAAGAGCTAAATGAAATGGACAGCGAGAATGGCTTAAACTCCATGGATCACCAGACCTCAGGaatgtctgcagagcagctgatgggATCTGATGGCAACAAACTATTGGAAACAAAGGGAATTCCCTTCAGAAGATACATGAACAGGTTCCAGTGTCCTTTCTGCCCTTTCCTGACGATGCACCGCCGAAGTATTTCCCGTCACATCGAGAACATCCACCTGTCTGGGAAGACAGCTGTGTACAAGTGTGACGAGTGCCCCTTCACCTGCAAGAGTTCTCTGAAGCTCGGTGCCCACAAGCAGTGTCACACAGGAACAACATCCGACTGGGACACCATGAACTCCCAGGCTGAGAGCATTGCCTCGTCCCTGAACGACAGCACGGTGTCTTACGAGAGTGGGAATATCAATGGCAGGAAGTCAGCTGGGATGATGGAACCTGTGCAGCCGCAGCCGCAGCAGCAGCAACcgcaacagcagcagcaacagcagcagcagcagcagcagcagcagcagcaatcacCCCAGCCCCATTCACAGCATCCTTACAAGTGCACGTTGTGCAACTATTCCACCACCACTTTGAAAGGCCTCAGAGTTCATCAGCAGCACAAGCATTCATTCTGTGACAACTTGCCAAAATACGATGGGCCGCCATCAAACACACCGCAGGAGAGCGAGGCAGATGCTcacccctctgccagcaccGTGAAGAAGAGCCAGACCTCCATCCTTGGGCTCTCATCTAAAAATAACTTCGTTGCAAAAGCCCCTAGGAAGGTCTCAAATGACTTCCCTTTAGATCTCTCTCCCGTGAAAAAGAGAACTAGAATTGATGAAATAGCGAGCAACCTGCAGAGCAAGATCagccaaaacaaacagcaggagGATGCTGTGATTAATGTAGAGGatgatgaggaagaggaagaggacaATGAGGTGGAGATAGAGGTGGAGTTAGACAGAGAAGAAGAGCAAACAGAACCAATGATAGAGGTTTCCAGTTCTTACGCACCCCAGCAAATGTGGGGCAGAGAGGCTAATGATTCCCAGAAGGAGGCGAGCTTCAGGAGCATGCAGCACGACTACAATTCCACCAACGGGGCGGAGATTGAGCTCACTTTGtctgaggatgaggaggacTACTACTCCGCTGTCAGCATGAAGGACCATCAGAGCCCTAATGCCTCTGTTCTGGGCAGCCAGTCCAACATGTACGGTACCGACCAGAACAACGAGAATTCGGAGTTCAGTGACTCTGGCAGGCTTTATTATTGTAAACACTGTGATTTCAGCAACAAATCTGCCAGAAGTGTTAGCACCCACTACCAGCGAATGCATCCCTACATTAAATTCAGCTTTAGGTACATCCTGGATCCCAATGATCACAGTGCAGTGTATCGGTGTCTGGAGTGCTACATTGACTACACGAATTTTGAAGACCTGCAGCAGCATTATGGAGAGCATCATCCCGAAGCTATGAATGTACTGAACTTTGATCATTCCGATCTGATCTACCGCTGCCGCTTCTGCTCTTACACAAGCCCAAATGTTAGAAGCCTGATGCCACATTACCAAAGAATGCATCCCACAGTGAAAATTAACAATGCAATGATATTTTCAAGCTATGTCGTTGAGCAGCAAGAAGGGCTGAACACAGAGTCTCAGACGCTGAGAGAGATCTTGAATTCTGCTCCAAAAACTATGGCAACCTCCACCCCTGTGGCTCGCGGGACCGGTGTGCCAGCTGGTTTTAACAAAAGTGCCACCAAGAGTTTCAGTCCTGAATGTGAAAATCAGAAGGAACCTTCAGTCAACACTGTGGTTGTTTATGACTGTGATGTGTGTTCATTTGCAAGCCCTAACATGCATTCAGTTTTGGTGCACTACCAGAAAAAGCACCCCGAAGAAAAGGCCTCGTATTTCAGAATCCAGAAGACCATGCGTGTAGTCTCTGTTGACAGGGGCTCTGCCCTCGCTCAAATGTCGTTTGAGCTGGGGGCTCCCATCTCCCCAAAACTCTCCGGCTTGGCTTCCCAGCCACCTCCtcccccaccaccacccccagAGCTCTCCACTGAGCTCTACTACTGCAAGCACTGTTCCTACAGCAACCGCTCCGTCGTGGGGGTGCTCGTCCACTACCAAAAGAGGCACCCAGAGATCAAGGTCACAGCCAAGTACATCAGGCAGGCCCCGCCGACCGCGGCCATGATGCGGGCAGGGGAGCTGCCACCTGGCATCCAGAGGCCACCAGTGTCCATGCAGCAGCTGGGCCGTGGCGGGTCCGAGACCTCCGTGAACCCTCCCGAGAACGAAATGTTCTTCTGCCAGCACTGTGATTACGGGAACCGGACCGTCAAGGGCGTGCTGATCCACTATCAGAAGAAGCATCGCGACTTCAAAGCCAACGCGGATGTGATCCGGCAGCACACGGCCACCATCAGGAGCCTTTGTGACCGTGGCCAGAAGAAATCAGCTGGCAGCCTGCCCGCCCACACCTCCGGCACCGAGCGGGACAAGTCCAAGCTGAGAGCCCTCAAGTGCAGGCAATGCAGCTACACATCCCCTTACTTCTATGCATTGAGGAAGCATATTAAGAAAGACCACCCGAATCTGAAGGCCACGGTGACATCCATTCTGAGGTGGGCGTTTCTGGATGGCTTGATAGAAGCTGGTTATCACTGTGAATGGTGCATTTATTCACACACAGAGCCGAGTGGCTTGCTTGTGCATTACCAAAGGAGACATCCTGAGCATTATGTTGATTATACCTACATGGCAACCAAACTCTGGGCAGGTCCCgatccttcccctcctgccctggtgATGCCAACGGAGATGAAGACCTATAAGTGCAGAGACTGCATTTTTGAAGCATCTTCTATTTGGGATATTACTAATCACTACCAAGCATTTCACCCCTGGGCCATGAATGGAGATGAATCTGTGTTGTTAGATATCATTAAGGAGAAGGATACTGCTGAGAAAACCATGCCACAGCCTGATGAAGGTGGGGTCAGGATGGATTCCGAAGACCAGATAGCAGCACCACAGATGGATCAGGATGCAGAGTGTGCAGAGGatcccagcctttcccatgAAAAAACTGTCCAGCTGGCTTCCGCAAATCCCGCCATCTCCTCCACTCCATACCAGTGTACAGTGTGCCAGTCTGAGTACAACAACCTACATGGCCTCCTGACGCATTATGGCAAAAAGCATCCTGGCATGAAAGTGAAGGCAGCAGACTTTGCTCAGGACATAGACATTAACCCAGGGGCCGTGTATAAGTGCAGACACTGCCCATACATTAACACACGCATTCACGGCGTCCTCACGCACTACCAGAAGCGGCACCCGTCAGTCAAAGTCACCGCTGAGGACTTTGTGCATGACGTGGAGCAGTCGACTGACATTGCTCAGAACGACGTGGAAGAGACTAGCAGGATTTTCAAGCAGGGCTATGGTGCTTACCGGTGCAAACTCTGCCCCTACACCCACGGAACCCTTGAGAAGCTGAAAATCCACTATGAGAAGTACCACAATCAACCCGAGTTTGATGTTTTTGCCCAGTCACCACCAAAGGTGTCTGCCTCAGTGGAGCCAGACATGGTGACTGAAATCAAGGCCTCCCCAGAAATTGCTGCTGAGGATGTTGGAGAGGTCTCCATGCCAGCGCCTCATTTCTCCAGTTCTCACTTAGTGTCTCACACAGTTTTCCGGTGTCAgctctgtaaatatttctgctccACTCGGAAGGGGATAGCAAGACACTACCGCATCAAGCATAACAACGTTCGGGCGCAGCCAGAGGGCAAGAACAACCTCTTCAAGTGTGCTCTGTGCTCCTACACCAACCCCATCCGCAAAGGGCTTGCAGCACACTACCAGAAAAGACACGACATCGATGCCTACTACACTCACTGCCTGGCAGCCTCCAGGACAGTAAGCGACAAACCCAATAAAGTGATCATTCCATCTCCTCCCAAGGATGACACTCCTCAGCTCAGCGAGGAGCTCAGGAGGGCTGTAGAGAAGAAGAAGTGCTCGCTCTGTTCCTTCCAGTCCTTCAGCAAGAAGGGCATCGTGTCCCACTACATGAAGCGTCACCCTGGTGTTTTCCCTAAGAAGCAGCATGCCAGCAAGCTGGGGGGATATTTCACTGCTGTGTATGCTGATGAGCACGAAAAACCAGCTCCAGCCGAGGAGAGGAACGACTTTGAGAAGCCCGAGGTGGAGGCTGAGGCTCAGGAAATTGAGTGGCTTCCCTTCAGGTGCATTAAATGTTTCAAGCTGtccttcagcacagcagagctgctgtgcatgCATTACACCGACCACCACAGCAAGGATTTGAAGAGGGACTTTTCCATACTTGGAAGTGGCACCCGCTCTCAGAGCCCTGTCTACCAGTGCAAACACTGTGATACAAAATTGCATAGCACGGCAGAGCTGACTGCACACTTGAATGGTCACAATGAGGAATTCCAGAAGCGTGCCAAACGtcaggagagaaggaagcagcTTTTGAGCAAGCAGAAATATGCAGATGGTGCTTTTGCAGATTTCAAACAAGAGAGG GCCTTTGGACACTTGGAAGATGTTTCGAAACTGAAGGAGAGGAAGGTGGTTGGCtacaaatgcaaattttgtgTGGAAGTCCATCCAACACTTCGAGCCATCTGTAATCACCTCCGCAAGCATGTCCAGTATGGGAATGTCTCTTCTGTGTCAGCCACTGTAAAG GGTCTGCGATCCCACGAGAGGAGTCACTTGGCTCTGGCCATGTTTGCCCGGGAAGACAAGTACAGCTGCCAGTATTGCTCCTTTGTCTCTGCTTTCAGGCACAA CCTGGACCGCCACATGCAGACCCACCACGGACACCACAAGCCGTTCCGCTGCAAGCTCTGCCCCTTCAAGTCCTCCTACAACAGCCGCCTGAAAACCCATATCCTCAAGGCTCACGCTG GTGAACATGCCTACAAATGTTCCTCCTGCTCATTTTCCACCATGACAATCAGCCAGCTGAAAGAGCACTCCTTGAAAGTGCATGGGAAAGCACTGACACTACCAAGACCCCGCATTGTCAACCTTGCAGCCTCACACGCCCACCACACCTCCAAGAACCACACTCCTGCTGAAGAAGTGGAGGACTCTAATG ACTCTTCATACTCGGAGCCTCCTGATGTTCAGCAGCAGTTGAACCACTACCAGTCTGCAGCTTTGGCcaggaacaacaacaacatcaGCCCAATCCCACTTTCTGGGAGTGCTGCAGGAGTGGAAAAAGCGGAAGCCATCCTTAACTGTGAATTTTGCGAGTTCTCTTCGGGTTACATACAGAGCATCCGGCGCCACTACCGCGACAAGCACGGAGGGAAAAAGCTCTTCAAGTGCAAAGATTGTTCCTTTTATACAGGCTTTAA ATCTGCTTTTACTATGCACGTGGAGGCCGGGCATTCGGCAGTCCCCGAGGAAGGACCCAAAGACCTTCGCTGCCCTCTTTGTCTCTACCACACCAAATACAAACGCAACATGATTGACCACATAGTTCTGCACAGAG AGGAGAGGGTCGTTCCCATTGAAGTCTGCCGTTCCAAGCTGTCCAAGTACCTGCAGGGAGTCGTGTTCCGCTGTGACAAGTGTACCTTTACCTGCTCCAGTGACGAGAGCTTGCAGCAGCACATAGAGAAGCACAA